A segment of the Brevundimonas sp. M20 genome:
CGTGCTGTACGCCGTCCTGATCATCTTCTTCTGCTTCTTCTACACCTCGATCACCTTCAACCCCGAGGACACGGCCGAAAACCTGCGCAAGTACGGCGGCTTCCTGCCGGGCATCCGTCCGGGCAAGCGCACGGCCGAGTATCTGGACCACGTCCTGACCCGTCTGACGGTGATCGGCGCGGCCTACATCACCGCTGTCTGTATCCTGCCGGAGATCATGGTCGCCAATCTGGGCCAGAGCTTCTACTTCGGCGGCACCTCGGTGCTGATCGTGGTCTCGGTGACCATGGACACCGTGGCGCAGATCCAGTCGCACCTGCTGGCGCACCAGTACGAAGGCCTGATCAAGAAGGCCAAGCTGCGCGGCCGTGGACAGGCCAAGGGCCAGACCAAGGGCAAGGGCGTCACCGCGCCCGCCCGCCGCTAAGCCGACCAGAGGGGGAAGCGATGAACCTGATCCTGTTTGGGCCGCCCGCGGCCGGCAAGGGCACCCAGGCCAAGCGTCTGGTCGAGACCCGGGGCATGATCCAGCTCTCGACCGGCGACATGCTGCGCGAGGCGATCGCTTCGGGCTCTGAGTTGGGCAAGGAGTGTCAGGCCATCATGTCGCGCGGGGATCTGGTTCCCGACGCGGTCGTGATCGCCCTGATCGAAGCCCAGCTGAAGGCGGCGGAAGACGCTGGCGGCGCCATCTTCGACGGCTTCCCGCGCACCCTGGCCCAGGCCGAGGCGCTGGACGCCATGCTGGCCAAGCTGGGCAAGAAAATCGACCACGTCGTGCGCCTGAAGGTGGACGATGAGGCCCTGCTGGCCCGCGTGGCCAAGCGGTTCTCCGACCAGGGCCGTCCGGACGACAACCCCGACAGCTTCAAGGTCCGTCTGGACGCCTACAACCGCAACACGGCGCCTCTGCTGCCCTACTATGCGGACAAGGGCCTGCTGACCGAGGTCAACGGCATGGACTCCATCGAGGCCGTCTCGGCCGACATCGACGCCGCCCTGAACTGAACCGGTTTCCGCCCGCCGACCCGGCGGGCGGACCTTCCCCCCGACAGCCCGCGTTCATGTCCGGTGTGACATGGGAAGCGCGTGAGCACGGGACATTCCATCCTGAACCGTCGCCGGTGGCGCAGCGCCGGCTTCGCCGTCGGCATCGTGGCGGCGCATCTGGCTGTCTTCGCCGTGATCGGCGCAGGCGCGCCCGGCGGTGCGGTCGTCCCGCCGCCTCCGGCGTTGGAGGTGGTGCTGTTCCGGCCGCCCGTGCCGCCGCCACCTCCACCGCCGCCGCCGAACCCCTCGCCCGTGGCCGGGGGAGGGGCGCCCGCCGCTCCGTCGCGCATCCATACGCCGCCCCCGGCGCCCGCTCCTCCGCCGGACAGCCCGCCCGCGCCGGTCGTTCAGGCCCCGGAGCCCGCGATCACGGTCGGCGTGGCTCCCACCGCCTCTCCGGAGCCGGGATTCGGTCCGGGCGGGGAGGGGGAGGGACGGGGAACCGGCCTCGGGGACGGCGACGGTCCCGGCTCGGGCTCCGGCGCCCTGATCCTGCGCGGCGCCAACGGGCGAGAGATTTTTCAGGACACGCCGCGCGAGTTGCGCGGTCGCGCCCGCAACGTGGACATCACCGTCAGCTGCGAGATCACGCTGGAGGAGCGCCTGACCGGCTGCCGGGTCGTCAGGGAGCGGCCCGCCGGGCAGGGATTCGGTCCGGTCGCCGTGCGCG
Coding sequences within it:
- a CDS encoding adenylate kinase, whose amino-acid sequence is MNLILFGPPAAGKGTQAKRLVETRGMIQLSTGDMLREAIASGSELGKECQAIMSRGDLVPDAVVIALIEAQLKAAEDAGGAIFDGFPRTLAQAEALDAMLAKLGKKIDHVVRLKVDDEALLARVAKRFSDQGRPDDNPDSFKVRLDAYNRNTAPLLPYYADKGLLTEVNGMDSIEAVSADIDAALN
- a CDS encoding energy transducer TonB, which translates into the protein MSTGHSILNRRRWRSAGFAVGIVAAHLAVFAVIGAGAPGGAVVPPPPALEVVLFRPPVPPPPPPPPPNPSPVAGGGAPAAPSRIHTPPPAPAPPPDSPPAPVVQAPEPAITVGVAPTASPEPGFGPGGEGEGRGTGLGDGDGPGSGSGALILRGANGREIFQDTPRELRGRARNVDITVSCEITLEERLTGCRVVRERPAGQGFGPVAVRVAETRFRVRPPMTASGRPIPGGRITIGVIWP